Genomic DNA from Theropithecus gelada isolate Dixy chromosome 1, Tgel_1.0, whole genome shotgun sequence:
GAGTCCTCCCTGAACCCTACATCAGTCCTGAGGTGCAGTTCTGCCCAGtcacctttcctcttccctcGCCAGTAGCTTACTTTATATCCTTCAAGCTTCACTCAGGCCTTTTCTGGAAATCCTCCTAGATCTCCTCAGCTGGGATGGGGCCCCTCTAGGCTTCCTGAGCCCCATGCTTCCTCCCTTCATGGCATCTGTCATAATGCAGTAGGATTGCCATGTAACTCCCGTGACTGTCTCTCCAACACAGAGGTGTACACTTCACATCTGAGCGGGGTCACCATGACAATGTCCACCATTGCCCGCTCAGAACCTGGCATACTGGcatcagtaaatgtttgctgaaataaataataacaagcTGTCCTGCCCACCATGACCTTTGGGAGAATGGGCATATGATTTTGATTACCTGCAGGGCCATCAGGGTGTTGGCCAGGGCTTGGCCATAGGTGTCATGGCAGTGGACAGCCAGGGCAGCCGGAGGCACTTCCTGCATGACAGCAGACAGCATGTCTTTCATGATCCCTGGGGTGCCCACACCAATGGTGTCCCCCAGGGAGATCTCGTAGCAGCCCATTGAGTATAACTTCTTGGTGACCTAAGGAAGCAAGCAGTCACTTGGAGGATACAGAATCCACCAGCCAGGGGATCCATGCACTCAGAAGCAGGGGACCTTTGCCTGGACAGAACACTTCTGTGTATGAAGCACTCAGTTCCTACCGGATGACACGCTCCTCACAACTCCAACTGGGAATCATGATCCTCTACCTATGATCAGGAGGCGGAGGCTTAAGGGGCAGAGCCAGCCGCTGGAGCCAGCCCACAGTCCTGAAGCTCCAACCCCTGTGTTTTCCTCCTTACCTGTGCCCCTCACACTTCAGTCTTTCACTTACCACCGTCACGTCATACTGTCAGACCCAGGTGCTGGAATCAGTGAAGTTGATTCCTTCTGTGTCATTTTATCCTCAGCAGTAAAATCCATGAAATCATGGGTCTGAGATGCtagttacattttttttatttattttttttttgagacaagttctcactctgtcattcaggctggagtacagtggtgtgatctcggcctctcaggctcaagcaatcctcccacctcagcctcccaagtaacctggaccacaggtgtgtaccaccatgcccagctaatagtatatatataatgtatataatatataatacatatattatgcatataattatatattatgtatataattgtatatgtaatatataatgtatataattatgtatatagtTATATACAATACATGATATACATATTatgatatataatgtatattatacagacattaattatatataattatagacattatataattatatataattatatacattatattatatatgtactatatatattttttgagacagtcttgctctgtcacccaggctggagtgcagtggcacaatctcagctcactgcaacttctgcctcctgggttcaagtgattctcctgtcttagtctcccaagtagctgggattataggcacctgccaccacgccccgctaactttttgtatttttagtagagacggggtttcaccatgttggccaggctggtcttgaacgcctgacctcaggtgatccgcctgcttcggcctcccaaagtgctgggattacagtcgtgagccaccgtgcctggccaatagttatattttttaatagaggtacatcactatttaaatttttagaagcCCATTTGCACACCTCTAAAACCACTGCAAAATGGGTCCATATTGGAATAGGTCCAATATGGGTCCAATTGGAATAAGCCATACTGGAAGAGGGTTGGCCCCTAATCCCCATATGACTggtgaacttaaaaaaaagatggCCTCACCCAAGGAGCTGCTGCCAGCATGGGGCTGCTGGACAAGGTGCGGAGGGATGTGGCGGGGCAGGGGGACCAGAAGACACCAATGATCTGCTAGATAAATGAAATGGTGATGTCGTTTCCCCCAGTGGCCCTGCACAGAGGGCGGCAGCAGTGGGTGGCCTTTAGGGGGCAGCAGGGTGCAGGGGAAGGAGCAGACCCTTGAAGTCACGAGATGCTGGGTTAAAGTCCTAGTTCTGCTGCTCACTAGCTGTGGGCCTTGCCAAGgaacttaacttttctgagcttcaatttctGCTTCTGAAAAATGGTGATGACCATTTGGTCATATGGCAAGGACTGGTGCAACTGAGGCTAAGACCAGGGCAGCTACTCTCAAGAAACAGTTGCTACTGTTACCATTCCCCCTATCTGGATGCCACAAAGTATCCTGGGAAGAAGCGGGCTTTGGAGGGAGACAAAATGGGGTTTGACACCTGATTTTACCATTTGTAACCTGTGGCAAATTATTTAgtgtcagtttcctcaactgtaaaaggGAATAATAACACCAAATTTGCACAGTGGTTTTGAGGACTAAATGACGTAAGTTCTTGGGCTGGTCAAACTCAATTCCTGTGCTGTGTTCTTCTCAGTGTTGACCTGGTGACTGTTCAGAGGACATCAGGGTTGTGGCCTTTCAATCACTACAAGGAACTGTGGCAACTCCTGGGTAAGGAGCCTCTCCTCAGAGAATCACCTCAAAGACCAGACTGGAAACTGAATCAGAGGTTTTCAGGCTGGGTAGAGGCCAGGGGCTTCAAGGACTACATGTCCAGCTAGGAGGGGGTCCTCCAGGGAGCAAGTGCAGGGCTGTGCTCACGGGGAGAGCTTAATGAAGGAgctgggtgaatgaatgaaatcaggAACCTGCAGGAAAGGGTGGGGAGAGGAACCTATGCGCTCAGGGGCAGACAAGGTGGCCAACCCTCACCAAACCCCCCACcctgacacatgcacacacctcaGCTACTTTAGCTGGGGAGATCTTCCCTTCATAAGGGCAGCCAAGCACACAGGAGACGTACCTGTGGGAAGACAGGGGAGGAATGAGGTCAGTGTCCTGAGCTCTTTGGCTAGCAGAACTGAAGCAGGGCATTTAACACACATTTCCGATCAGTGTGCAATCAACACCTGCAGCTGGGCGGAGGAAGGGCAGGGATGGTACAACTCAGTGCCAGCAGGAGGCAGTAGAGAGCAATGGCAGGGAACTGGGGGACAATGGACCTACAgttcaggaagcagaagttgcacaGGCCTCAGGAGTGGCAGCCAAGGATTTACAATAAGCGGAGGAGGAGGAGCTAGACAGGGCAAGGAGAGTAAGCAGCTGGGTTGTACGGTGGGGAGACGGAGCAAAACTACGTGCCAGAGGAGCTGGGGCCAGTACTCCAGAAGGAGACCAAAGACTGGGTAAAACCAAACTCAGAACAAGAGCTAAGTTGGATATGAGTCAGTAACAGGCTGCGCTGGCCTGAGGGCCAAGGGATGAGCTGCCCCAGTGAGTTGCTagaggattcattcattcatttattcgcCTGATGTTTACTGAGttgcctgctatgtgccaggcactggcatAGAGCAGTGGGCAAGACTGATAAGGTTCCTGCCCTCTCAGAGCTTATCTCAAGTTAGGAAGATGGCCAATAAAAAAGCAACCAAGTAAGTAATGGAGAAACTCTCAGAAGTGATGTGCTACAGAGGAAAGATGGGAAATGATAGAACAAGTGGAGGCCAGCTGTAGTGAGGATCCAGAAAAGACCCCTCTGAGGACAGGATGTTGGAGCCGAAAGAAGCTGGGGGTCTGtgagaagagcattccaggcagagagaagagcctGGAGAAAGCCGTGAGACAGAAGAGCCAGGCGTGCTCCAGACAGAACAAAGGATAGCTGAAGCAGAGAGAGCAAGGGGAAAGGAAGTATGAGATGAGGAGGTCAGCAAGGTGGGCACAGGTCTGATCATGGGTCTTAGGGCTATGGTAAGGAGGGTAGATTTTGGATGTGGGTGACTTCTATTCCCACCCACCCTCTTGGAGCTGAGATGTATTCAAAACCCTTTAGAGTCAAGCAAAGTATTCTGCATATTAAGAGGCATAATAAACGTTCTATAGATAAATAATTTCAGACTCAAAGATCTCAGTGTACTTTTCCATTTTGATGCTCCCACTTATTCTCCAACCACTGCTGAGCAAGAAAAAGGTAAGAGAGATGCTTAGAAAGACACAGATCTGGAAGTCAGACTGATGTTACTGGAGCCCCTGCTTCCCCATTCATCCACCTGCCCATCAGTGACTGAGTGCCCACTGTGTGCTAGGCCCCGAGCTGGGAGAGCGGAGCACCCCAGGGACTGGGAGAGATGTGGGCTTTGCCCTCAGGGAGTGCATGGTCTAgtgaggtggggcagggagggaatTTAACAAGCAGCTAAGTGCTACATTTAGAGGATGTCCCGACACTATGGGCGCCCAGAGAAGGGCACTAACTCCAGCTGAAGGACTGGAGCAGCTTCTCAGAGGAACTGACTCCCACAAGAAGACCTGAAGGATGAGCAGGAGTTATCTCCGAGAAGCATGATGTGGaggaaatgttcttttttatgttttggagacagagtctcactctttcacccatgctggtgtgcagtggcatgattctgGCTCACTTCAGCTtggacctctcaggctcaggtgatcttcccaccttagcctcctgagtagctgggactacaggcacatgccaccatgcctggcttttttttttttttttttttgtagagctggggtttcaccatgttgcccaggcccaggctggtcacaaactcctaggctgaagcaacccgcccaccttagcctcccaaggaagGTTGTTCTGAGTCTACAGAAAGCACGTGCAAAGGTCCAGAGGCAAGAGAGAGTGGAGGCATGTGACAAACGGAAAGAAGTTCCAGTTGGGCTGGAGTGTACCATGAGGAGGAAGCAGGGGCCAGAAGGGAACTGGAACAGTAGCGCTACTGAAAAGAGCTGGGACCAAATCATGCAGGGTTTGTTAGCCTCATTAAAAAGTCTGCACTTGATTAGTCATGGAAAGCTTTTTAACTGGGAGGGATGTGATCAGACGTGCACTTTTgtgggattttgttttttgtttttgagacagagtcttgctgtcacctaggctggagtgcaatggtgtgatctcggctcactgcaacctccgccttctgggttcaagtgattctcctgcctcagcctcctgagtagctgggattacaggtggcgcgccaccatgcctggctaatttttgtatttttagtagagacggggtttccccatgttgaccaggctggtctcgaactcctgacctcaggtgatccgcccgcctcggcctcccaaagtgctgggattacaggcatgagtgaccatGTCCAGCCCAGATGTGCACTTTTgaaagatcattctggctgcaatttttttttttttcttttttagacagagttttgctctgtcacccaggccggagtacagtggtgtgatcttggctcactgcaacctcaacctcccaggttcaaatgattcttctgcctcagcctcccaagtagctggaattactgctaattttcgtatttttagtagggatggggtttcgccatgttggtcaggctggtcttgaactcctgacctcaggtgatcctcctgccttggcctcccaaagtgctgggattatagatgtgagccaccatgccgggcctctGGCTGCAATTTGCACAGCAGTGTGACCTTACGGTAGACTATTCacccttcctgggcctcagttttgtcatttaTAAAGTGGGGATAACCTACTCCCTGCTGGGCTATTATGAGGTTTCAATTATTATAGATAATACACACACAATGCCTGGAATCACTGATATCAGAGATGTGATGTTGGAAACATAGAAGCCCAGGTAATTCTCCAGGGATGTGTGAAGAGCTAGTTATAAACCCAGGACTCAACTGATCTCCACAAACTCCAGTTAGTGTCCCATCCTGCTCGATTCCTCTAGCATGAtggcagtggtgctatcatggctcactgcagcctcgaactcctggtctcaagccatcctctgcctcagtctcccaagttgctaggactacaggtgcatgccataaTGGTCAGCTGGTAAACTGACCCAAAATTCAGATTTGAGAGAAGGTACTTGCTAGGATTTCTTCTGACCACACTTATTTGGGAAAAGACATCTAGGTGTGGAGTTTGGGCTGCCCCCAACCAGGATAAGAAGTTTgtggcaggaggaccacttgagtcagAGTCTAGCCCCATTCCAGAATGGTACAGAGGAAACGATACCAATGTGCTCTGACTCACCCCCGCACAGAAATATTGGCTGATTGTGCTGCCTTCAAGATCGCGTCAAACCTCTGAAAACTCTCCTCTATGGAACAATTGATGTTCTTCTTGGTGAAAAGCTCTGAGGCAGCTCCAAAGATGCTGACTTCCTTGGCTCCAGCAGCAACCTGCCAACATCCAGGTGAACTCCTTTCagcacttttctcttttttttttttttttttttttgagatggagtcttgctttgtcacccaggctggagtgtagtggcacgatcttggctcactgcaacctccgcctcccaggttcaagcgattctcctgcctcagcctcctgagtagctgggattacaggcgcccgccaccacgcctggctaatttttatatttttagtagagacagggtttcaccatgttggtcaggctggtttcgaactcctgaccttgtgatccacccgcctcggtctcccaaagtactgggattacaggtgtaagccaccgcgcccggccagcacttTCTTGTTTAAGGAACACTGGCACAGAGTGGCAAAAAATTTCTCTgaaggtaaattttatattatgtgaatgTTATGGGTTGACTTGTGTCCTCCTAAAAAGACACGTTGAAGGATTAAAACTCAGcacacctcagaatgtgaccttatttggaaacagggtcattgcagatataattagttaagatgaagcCATACCGGAATAGGGTGGGCCCCTAATCCCATATGACTGGTGACCTTGAAAAAAGATggccagccgggcgtggtggctcacgcctgcaatctcagcattttgggaggccgaggcgggctgatcacaaggtcaggagatcaagaccatcctggctaacacagtgaaaccgcgtctgtactaaaaatgcaaaaaattagccgggcgtggtggtggatgcctgtagtcccagctactctggaggctgaggcaggtgaattgcttgaacctgggaggcggagcttgcagtgagccgagattgtgccactgtacaccagcctgggcgacagagcaagactctgtataaaaaaaacaaaaacaaaagatggccatgtaaagacacagagacacagaaaaggtGGCCCtgggaagatggaggcagagactagagagatgcatctacaagccaggcAATGCCAAGGACTGCTGGCCACCACCAGACCCCAGTAGAGAGGCATGGGACAGATTCTcccagaggcctcagaaggaaccaatcctgctgacaccttgatttgggacttctggcctccagaactgtgagagaataaattcctgttgttttaagcaaCCCAATTTgtagtgctttctttttttttgagacagtctcgctctgtcacccaggctggaatgcagtggcatggtcttggctcactgcaacctccgccttctgggttcaagtgattctgctgcctcagcctcccgagtagctaggattacaggcgcctgccactacgcccggctaattttttgtatttttagtagagatggggttccactgtgttagccaggatggtctctatctcctgacctcgtgatctgcccaccttggcctcccaaagtgctgggattacaggtgtgagccactgcgcccagcctgtagtGCTTTCTTACAGTAGCAGTAGGAAATAAACACAGTAatttctcttaattaaaaaaaagcaactttGACTTTTCCCAAGGAAACCAccacaccaccatcaccaccctgGAAGTCACTCTTGAGaaaacgttttttttttcttgctctgtcacccaggctggatgagTGCAGCAGtgttatcatggctcactgcagcctcgaactcctagtctcaagccatcctgtgcctcagtctcctgagtagctaggactacaggtgcatgccatcacagccagctaattaattaatttttttttttttttttttgtacagacaaggtctccTTATGGTCTGGTCCATaaagctggtctcaagcttctggcctcaagctgtcctcctgcctcagcctaccaaagtgctgggattatagatgtgagccactgtgcccagccaaataaaGGTTTTTGCCTAAATCCAAAACTGACATCTCCAAAGATGTTCTTGTCTAAAATTGTAAGAAAGTTGGCAGATGCCAGCAACTACTGTTGAAACTTGTGGAGAGCTTGGTTACCTTTCTCTAAAGAAGTGGATAATCAAAAGAGCTATCATTTATTAAGCAGTTACCTTTTATCAGGCTCTTGCTAAGCAATGTACATGCATCCTATCTTCTGAAATGCTCACAACTTCAGGTATTATCATTTAGCCCTATTTTATAGGCTTGTCAACTCGTCAAGATCACAGAGCAGTGAGTGGCAGGGCCAGGTCTGCCCCAGGGTCTGGATGACAGACAAGCTGTTCAGATGGACATCCCAGGACAGGGGACTGAGGCCCCAAGACAAGGCAGGGACCAATGCCATCAATCTCATTTCAGGAGCCCCCACCAACAAGCTATCCTCTTACCGCTGCCTCGAAGCCTTTCAAATTGGGGGTCAGGACTGGGTAGGTGATGCCAGGAAACTTCTGAATGCCCTTCAAGACTTCAGCATGGTCAGCCATCTAGGAACCAAGGGAGACACTGTCAAGCCATCACCAAGAGCAGGCAGAGAGTTCAGTTAGAGAAAACCTTTTCATCACAAAGCCTCTGATCTCCAGAACTCTTAGAGAGTAATTCCTTCTGCAGAGCTGAGTCTCTCCAGTACTTTCACTGTTTGACTGCTGCTGAGTCCCAAGGGCCCGTGGTTTGGGTGAGATCCCAGTTTCTGCATAGGGCCCATACTGCCAGCTTTACATATGCAGAAACAGCAGGAATACTACTGCCAGCCATTTATTGAGAACgtactctgggccaggcactgagctCAGCTGTGTGTTAAACACTCCTTTGTAACAGGATGTATCTTCTCCACTTAACTATCTTTGTGAAGCAGGAGTTGTCAGTCTTCCTCTTTTACAAACAAAGAAACCACAGACAGGCATAGAGGGTCTTAGACTTTAGGGCTAGAAGAGGTCATCTCTAATATCGAGGAGGGGAAAGGCCTTAGCAATGTCACTGAGCAAGTCAGATGAGCAGAGCCAAGACTGAACCCAAGGCCCTGAATCCTGGGCCATGTTCTTTTGCTGCAACACAGTGCTATGAATCACCTGAGACCTCTCAAAGCCAGGGGCTTGGAAACCTATGTTCTTGACTTCTACTTGCTTCAAAGGCAAATGCAAAACTTTTCATCCCTGGAGAAAGGCCTCTCATTGAGGGCTAGGGCTCACCTGGGGAACCCACTTAGGAGACACAAAGCTGGTTGCTTCTATAACAGAGAGTCCTGCTTCAGAAAGCATGTCTATCAGCTTGATTTTCACTGGAGTAGATACGATATTCTATAGTGGAGAAACACCAGGTCAGCAAAGTTAGTATTAAAACAGCCTTAGAATGCAGTACCTGTTAGTTCAAGTACTATAGATAATTTTTTGCAGTGAATGCAGCTTCTCACCTGAAAAAGAGTTATTTACATGGAAACATTATTCCGCCATGCAGGTTTTCCCATAAGTAAATGTATGTTAATTTATAATCCCATCATAAACAAATTGAGAGCAATGTGTGACGGCCTGAAAGGGCAGAGATGGCTAACCCTCTAGGGGGTATGGGATGGGGCCCCGAAAGTATCACACCCTCCTCTCTTCTGTCTCCCAACTGGCACAGGACTTCAGCCTCATGTGTTCAGCGTACAGCTTCTTTATCTTCCTCCCCACCATGTCCAGTAGCTCACCAGATTCTATGGATTCCTCTTTCCAAATCTACCATCATTATTCTGTATATAACATGCCATGGTCTCATGCCACTAATTCATCCTAAACAGGAATCCTCCTAAAATGCAGCTTCCAATCttccattctcctgcatcaaAAGCTTTCTATGGCTCCCTAAGATTTACAGGATTAGGCAACAAATTATAAGAACTCCAGGTCCAGGAGGacacattggctcacgcctgtaatcccagcactttgggaggctgaggcaggtagattgtttaagcttaggagtttgagaccagcctgggcaacatggcgaaaaatacaaaagttagccaggcgtggtagcacgtgtGTGatccggctactcaggaggctgaggtgggaggatcgctggaccctgggaaatcaaggctgcagtgagcaataattgtgccactgcactgagtgacacagatcaagaccctgtctcaaacaaaaagaacacacaaaaaaactccaGGCCCTTCTTACTAGGTCCTCCCTTCGCCTGCCTTCTCCAATTTCTCTCCCACTGCTCTAACTTAAtctattccatatatatatatatatatatatatatattttttttttttagatggagtcttgctctattgctcaggctggagtgcagcggcacaatctcggctcactgcaacctccgccttctgggttcaagcaattctcctgcctcagcctccagagtagctgggattacatgcacatgCCACTACCACGGctcatttattttagtagagatggggttttaccatgttggccaggctggtctcaaactcctgacctcaggtgatctgcctgcctcagcctcccaaagtgccagtatTACAGgcatcatgcccagcctgttaaataatttttgaaaagccctccatgttccaggcattgtgctaggtgccAGGGATATAGTGATAAGCAGAACAGATAGGATTCTGCCTTCCAGGAACTTACACACTATTGTTTCCAACAAGCCCTCACTATTAAAGCTAGGATGGacgtgctaaaagaaaaaaaaaaaaaaggaaagaaaaaaagcttttcttattgaaaaataatcaatatatgATTCTTTCAGAAAAACatgccaaaaacaaaagaaaactacccTTAGAACCTCTGGTGATAACACTATTAACACCCTGGTGTGTAACTTTCTAGATCTGTGCAGTCCAATATGTCACTAGTCACATGTAGTTatttcaatttaataaaaattgtgtaaaaataaaaattcaattcctTGGCCACACTAGTCACATCTCAAGTTCTCAAGGGCCACATGGGTGTAGTGGCCACCACATGGAAAAGCTCACGTCCAGAATATTTCCATCTTCACAGAAAGTGCTGGTCTAGGTCCTAGTGTAGATAAATGTTCCCATATGTATACAaacttttttcttacataaaagtgtaagataaaaaaatacatggcagggcgcagtggctcatgcctgtaatcccagcactttgggaggccgaggcaggtggatcacctgaggttgggagttcaagaccagcctggccaacctggtgaaacttcgtctctactaaaaacacaaaaattacctgggcatggtggtggagtcctgtaatccttgctactcgggaggctgaggcaggagaatcacttgaaccgggaaggtggaggatgtggtgagccaagattgtgccactgcactacagcctgggtgacagagtgagacgctgtctcccccgccaaaaaaaaaaaaatacacacacacacacacaaacacgcataCGCACtatttttgtttggagacagaattgt
This window encodes:
- the HMGCL gene encoding hydroxymethylglutaryl-CoA lyase, mitochondrial isoform X2, yielding MDTLPKQVKIVEVGPRDGLQNEKNIVSTPVKIKLIDMLSEAGLSVIEATSFVSPKWVPQMADHAEVLKGIQKFPGITYPVLTPNLKGFEAAVAAGAKEVSIFGAASELFTKKNINCSIEESFQRFDAILKAAQSANISVRGYVSCVLGCPYEGKISPAKVAEVTKKLYSMGCYEISLGDTIGVGTPGIMKDMLSAVMQEVPPAALAVHCHDTYGQALANTLMALQMGVSVVDSSVAGLGGCPYAQGASGNLATEDLVYMLEGLGIHTGVNLQKLLEAGNFICQALNRKTSSKVAQATCKL
- the HMGCL gene encoding hydroxymethylglutaryl-CoA lyase, mitochondrial isoform X1 gives rise to the protein MAAMTKALPRRLVGLASLRAVSTSSMDTLPKQVKIVEVGPRDGLQNEKNIVSTPVKIKLIDMLSEAGLSVIEATSFVSPKWVPQMADHAEVLKGIQKFPGITYPVLTPNLKGFEAAVAAGAKEVSIFGAASELFTKKNINCSIEESFQRFDAILKAAQSANISVRGYVSCVLGCPYEGKISPAKVAEVTKKLYSMGCYEISLGDTIGVGTPGIMKDMLSAVMQEVPPAALAVHCHDTYGQALANTLMALQMGVSVVDSSVAGLGGCPYAQGASGNLATEDLVYMLEGLGIHTGVNLQKLLEAGNFICQALNRKTSSKVAQATCKL
- the HMGCL gene encoding hydroxymethylglutaryl-CoA lyase, mitochondrial isoform X3 yields the protein MAAMTKALPRRLVGLASLRAVSTSSMDTLPKQVKIVEVGPRDGLQNEKNIVSTPVKIKLIDMLSEAGLSVIEATSFVSPKWVPQMADHAEVLKGIQKFPGITYPVLTPNLKGFEAAVTKKLYSMGCYEISLGDTIGVGTPGIMKDMLSAVMQEVPPAALAVHCHDTYGQALANTLMALQMGVSVVDSSVAGLGGCPYAQGASGNLATEDLVYMLEGLGIHTGVNLQKLLEAGNFICQALNRKTSSKVAQATCKL